A window from Sphingobium sp. EM0848 encodes these proteins:
- a CDS encoding DUF934 domain-containing protein — protein sequence MVEFLSFRESEAAQEPAVTVESFTGQSNSTAVRIEAGEDARELLPYLDRLSLVEVNFPAYGDGRGYSAARILREAGYEGELRAVGDVLVDQLNAMRRCGFDTFRPDKALDDAAVERALNRYADVYQKTVDGRRPVWAKRHPETVNG from the coding sequence ATGGTTGAGTTCCTGTCCTTCCGCGAAAGCGAAGCCGCCCAGGAACCGGCCGTGACGGTCGAATCCTTCACCGGCCAGTCCAACTCGACCGCCGTGCGGATCGAAGCAGGCGAGGATGCTCGGGAATTGCTGCCCTATCTCGACCGGCTGTCGCTGGTTGAGGTGAACTTCCCCGCCTATGGCGACGGGCGCGGCTATTCGGCGGCGCGGATTCTGCGCGAAGCCGGATATGAGGGCGAACTGCGCGCCGTGGGTGATGTGCTGGTGGACCAGCTCAATGCCATGCGCCGCTGCGGTTTCGACACGTTCCGGCCCGACAAGGCGCTGGACGATGCCGCCGTGGAGCGCGCCCTCAATCGTTATGCCGACGTCTATCAAAAGACCGTCGATGGCCGCCGCCCGGTGTGGGCGAAACGGCACCCGGAGACTGTGAATGGCTGA
- a CDS encoding phosphoadenylyl-sulfate reductase, with protein MAEPARQLDVIDARPAFIQADADALNARFEGVDTLSMLKTVFAEGLAGNVAVVSSFGTESAVLLSLIAKADKTVPVIFVDTLKMFRETLDYRETLINTLGFTDSRAVVPNAEVLAKKDETGLRWSYDPDGCCEIRKVEPMARAKEGLDAWISGRKAFQSVTRQNLPRFEIENGRLKINPLGDWTKDDLEAYFEAENLPRHPLEAQGYLSIGCEPCTSKVLPGEDPRAGRWRGWDKVECGIHSPVTPIPSPAADPDDPANQPVF; from the coding sequence ATGGCTGAACCTGCCCGTCAGTTGGACGTCATCGACGCCCGCCCTGCCTTCATCCAGGCCGATGCGGACGCGCTCAACGCGCGTTTCGAAGGCGTCGACACGCTGTCGATGCTGAAGACCGTCTTTGCCGAAGGACTGGCGGGAAATGTCGCGGTCGTGTCATCCTTCGGTACGGAAAGCGCGGTGCTGCTGTCGCTGATCGCCAAGGCGGACAAGACGGTGCCGGTGATCTTCGTCGATACGCTCAAGATGTTTCGCGAAACGCTGGACTATCGCGAAACCCTGATCAACACGCTGGGCTTTACCGACAGCCGGGCCGTGGTGCCCAATGCCGAAGTGCTGGCGAAGAAGGACGAAACGGGCCTGCGCTGGTCCTATGATCCCGACGGCTGCTGCGAAATCCGCAAGGTGGAGCCGATGGCCCGCGCCAAGGAAGGCCTCGACGCCTGGATTTCGGGGCGCAAGGCGTTCCAGTCGGTGACGCGGCAGAACCTGCCCCGCTTCGAGATCGAAAATGGCCGGTTGAAGATCAATCCGCTGGGCGATTGGACCAAGGACGATCTGGAAGCCTATTTCGAGGCGGAAAATCTGCCGCGCCATCCGCTGGAGGCGCAGGGTTATCTGTCGATCGGCTGCGAACCCTGCACGTCCAAGGTGCTGCCGGGCGAAGACCCACGCGCCGGGCGCTGGCGCGGGTGGGACAAGGTGGAGTGCGGGATTCACTCGCCGGTGACGCCGATCCCCTCGCCTGCCGCCGATCCGGACGATCCGGCCAACCAGCCAGTATTCTGA
- a CDS encoding MAPEG family protein, with translation MAVELKILAWSCVLLLIHIFAATHIKTRQYGVKWNMGARDEALPPLDPVGGRLVRAQGNFLETYPIAIITLLGVVIAGKTSGMTAFGGWLWLGARAIYLPLYGMGVPMVRTLVYAASMVGLALVFQAFMG, from the coding sequence ATGGCCGTTGAGCTGAAGATATTGGCATGGAGCTGCGTGCTGCTGCTGATCCACATTTTTGCGGCGACGCATATCAAGACCCGGCAATATGGCGTCAAGTGGAACATGGGCGCGCGCGATGAGGCCTTGCCGCCCCTTGATCCCGTGGGTGGCCGGCTGGTTCGGGCACAGGGGAATTTCCTGGAAACCTATCCGATTGCGATCATCACGCTGCTGGGCGTGGTGATTGCCGGGAAAACCAGCGGGATGACGGCCTTTGGCGGCTGGCTCTGGCTGGGTGCGCGGGCCATTTACCTGCCGCTCTACGGCATGGGCGTGCCGATGGTGCGGACCCTGGTCTATGCGGCCAGCATGGTCGGGCTGGCGCTGGTATTTCAGGCTTTTATGGGGTGA
- a CDS encoding replicative DNA helicase, translating into MVELVQMNAAAEAGTPELPRNVEAEAALLGALMIDNRIAEDVQLKLKPEHFFEPLHGRIYEFVMKLVERDMVANPVTLKPMLEQDPALKELGGAGYLAQLTGNGAALLGARDFATQIYDLALLRQLVHVGRELVENALDTSEDVNPREQIEQAEVALYKVSEGEGETGSVKSFATATTMAVQVAERALNSGGHVSGITTGINSLNEKIGGMHNSDLMILAGRPGMGKTSLATNIAYNAASRWLRDHGDGIPPEKNMGAKTAFFSLEMSADQLATRVLAEQSGISGEALRMGKISRADFQNLSRAARELQELPLFIDDTPGLTIAALRTRARRLKRRHDIGFVVVDYLQLLQGTGKGDNRVNEISEISRGLKTLAKELNCPVLALSQLSRAVEQREDKRPQLSDLRESGSIEQDADMVWFVFREDYYVAAKEPGNKESPEHLEWAQEMERIYGLAEVIVAKQRHGSTGRIRMKFDAKITRFSDLAEGSYLDDYE; encoded by the coding sequence ATGGTCGAACTTGTACAAATGAATGCCGCCGCAGAAGCTGGCACCCCTGAACTCCCCCGCAATGTCGAGGCGGAGGCCGCGCTGCTGGGCGCGCTGATGATCGACAACCGCATCGCCGAAGATGTGCAGTTGAAGCTCAAGCCGGAGCATTTCTTCGAACCGCTGCACGGCCGCATCTACGAATTCGTGATGAAGCTGGTGGAGCGCGACATGGTCGCGAACCCCGTGACGCTCAAGCCCATGCTGGAGCAGGACCCTGCGCTCAAGGAACTGGGCGGCGCGGGCTATCTGGCGCAGCTGACCGGCAATGGTGCGGCGCTGCTTGGTGCGCGGGACTTTGCGACGCAGATTTACGACCTGGCCCTGTTGCGGCAGCTTGTTCATGTCGGACGGGAACTGGTTGAAAATGCTCTGGATACCAGCGAGGATGTGAATCCCCGCGAGCAGATCGAGCAGGCGGAAGTCGCGCTCTATAAAGTGTCCGAAGGGGAGGGCGAAACCGGTTCGGTCAAGAGCTTTGCCACCGCCACCACCATGGCGGTTCAGGTCGCCGAACGCGCGCTCAACAGCGGCGGCCATGTGTCGGGTATCACCACCGGCATCAACAGCCTCAATGAGAAAATCGGTGGTATGCACAATTCGGACTTGATGATCCTTGCGGGTCGTCCGGGCATGGGCAAGACCTCGCTCGCCACCAATATCGCCTATAATGCGGCCTCCCGCTGGTTGCGGGACCATGGTGACGGCATCCCGCCGGAAAAGAATATGGGCGCCAAGACGGCGTTCTTCAGCCTCGAAATGTCCGCCGACCAGCTTGCCACCCGCGTATTGGCCGAACAGTCGGGCATCAGCGGCGAAGCGTTGCGCATGGGCAAGATCAGCCGTGCCGACTTCCAGAACCTTTCCCGCGCGGCGCGGGAATTGCAGGAACTGCCGCTGTTCATCGACGATACGCCGGGCCTGACCATCGCGGCTCTACGGACCCGCGCCCGGCGGTTGAAGCGTCGCCATGATATCGGCTTCGTGGTGGTCGATTATCTTCAGCTGCTTCAGGGCACCGGCAAGGGCGACAATCGCGTCAACGAAATTTCGGAAATTTCGCGTGGTTTGAAGACCTTGGCGAAGGAACTTAACTGTCCGGTTCTGGCATTGTCGCAGCTCAGCCGTGCGGTGGAGCAGCGCGAGGACAAGCGTCCGCAACTGTCCGATCTGCGTGAATCCGGCTCGATCGAGCAGGACGCGGATATGGTCTGGTTCGTGTTCCGTGAGGATTATTATGTCGCCGCCAAGGAGCCGGGGAACAAGGAAAGCCCCGAACATCTCGAATGGGCGCAGGAAATGGAGCGCATCTACGGCCTGGCCGAAGTGATCGTGGCGAAACAGCGCCACGGTTCCACCGGCCGCATCCGTATGAAGTTCGACGCTAAGATCACGCGCTTCTCCGACCTCGCGGAAGGCAGTTATCTCGACGATTATGAGTAA
- a CDS encoding UPF0262 family protein, with amino-acid sequence MADPRIIDITLDERTILWRNADVEQERRIAIFDLLEDNYFEPQRVHEDGYTGPYKVLLRVEEGRLVIEIRRENGDPLEAIILSLGRFRRPIRDYFAICDSYYQAISNASPQQIETVDMARRGIHNAAAETLIERLEGKIKVDFDTARRLFTLICVLHIKG; translated from the coding sequence ATGGCCGATCCGCGCATCATCGATATCACGCTCGACGAGCGGACGATTCTCTGGCGCAATGCCGATGTCGAGCAGGAACGGCGCATCGCCATTTTCGACCTGCTGGAGGATAATTATTTCGAACCGCAGCGGGTTCATGAGGACGGTTATACCGGCCCCTACAAGGTGCTGCTGCGGGTCGAGGAAGGCCGGCTGGTCATCGAAATCCGGCGGGAGAATGGCGATCCGCTGGAGGCCATCATTCTGAGCCTGGGCCGGTTCCGCCGCCCGATCCGGGATTATTTCGCCATTTGCGACAGCTATTATCAGGCGATCAGCAATGCATCGCCGCAGCAGATCGAGACGGTGGACATGGCGCGCCGCGGCATCCACAATGCCGCCGCCGAGACGCTGATCGAGCGGCTGGAGGGAAAGATCAAGGTCGATTTCGATACGGCCCGGCGTCTCTTCACGCTGATCTGCGTTCTGCACATCAAGGGGTAA
- a CDS encoding glycoside hydrolase family 25 protein: protein MARFCVVFAVLGLLSLGAWLYARDWAPTRETFPTQGVSVSSDNGTIEWGTLAAQGADFAYIRAASGGHFRDPAFETNWEGARAAGMRYGASLDFSLCAKASDQATGFMAMVPRDNAALPPMIRLAFAPGCRVRPGQDAVLSELNTLINLIESHSGTPVVLNVSDDFDAQYGIASGINRTLWLDRNFFPPDSEKRKWVMWTASDMRHIDGIDGPVRWSVMPQ, encoded by the coding sequence TTGGCCCGTTTCTGCGTGGTTTTTGCTGTTCTGGGCCTGTTGTCTCTGGGCGCGTGGCTCTATGCCCGCGACTGGGCGCCGACACGGGAGACATTCCCGACCCAGGGCGTGTCGGTGTCGTCGGACAATGGCACCATCGAATGGGGCACGCTGGCGGCGCAGGGAGCCGATTTCGCCTATATTCGCGCGGCCAGCGGCGGGCATTTCCGCGACCCGGCGTTCGAAACCAATTGGGAAGGCGCACGGGCGGCGGGGATGCGTTATGGCGCGTCGCTCGACTTCAGCCTGTGCGCGAAGGCCTCCGACCAAGCGACCGGCTTCATGGCCATGGTGCCGCGCGACAATGCCGCCCTGCCGCCGATGATCCGGCTGGCGTTCGCGCCGGGTTGCCGGGTCCGGCCGGGACAGGATGCGGTGTTGTCGGAACTGAACACGCTGATCAATCTGATCGAAAGCCATTCGGGCACGCCTGTCGTGCTGAACGTCAGCGACGATTTCGACGCGCAATATGGCATTGCCTCCGGCATCAACCGGACATTGTGGCTGGACCGCAACTTCTTCCCGCCCGATAGCGAAAAGCGCAAATGGGTGATGTGGACAGCCAGCGATATGCGGCATATCGACGGCATCGACGGTCCCGTCAGATGGAGTGTGATGCCGCAATGA
- a CDS encoding cytidine deaminase: protein MSATDKLIEAARGAMRHAHAPYSRFAVGAAVRLTDGQIVTGCNFENASYGLSLCAETVALAAANAQGRFADVEAIAVVGGAMDADGSVSGAAIVTPCGRCRQIMNEAEQMAGRTLSIYCAAPEGDAVVEHSVAELLPHAFGPADLGIIPRKS, encoded by the coding sequence ATGAGTGCGACGGACAAGCTGATCGAGGCGGCGCGCGGGGCGATGAGGCATGCCCATGCCCCCTATAGCCGCTTTGCCGTGGGCGCTGCGGTGCGGCTGACCGACGGGCAAATCGTGACCGGCTGCAATTTTGAGAATGCGAGCTATGGGCTGTCGCTCTGCGCGGAAACCGTGGCGTTGGCGGCGGCGAACGCGCAGGGCCGCTTCGCCGATGTGGAGGCGATCGCAGTGGTGGGCGGCGCGATGGACGCCGATGGGTCGGTAAGCGGCGCGGCCATCGTCACCCCCTGCGGCCGGTGCCGTCAGATCATGAACGAAGCCGAACAAATGGCCGGGCGGACGCTTTCCATCTATTGCGCGGCGCCCGAAGGAGACGCGGTGGTCGAACATAGCGTCGCTGAACTATTGCCTCATGCCTTCGGTCCTGCCGATCTGGGCATCATCCCAAGAAAGAGCTGA
- the dcd gene encoding dCTP deaminase, with translation MSILSDKWIREQAQTHGMIEPFVESQRRDGCISYGLSSYGYDARVADEFKIFTNVDSAVVDPKNFAANSFVDRKTDCCIIPPNSFALARTVEYFRVPRDVLVICLGKSTYARCGIIVNVTPLEPGWEGHVTLEFSNTTPLPAKIYANEGACQFLFLKGNEPCETSYADRAGKYMGQQGVTLPRL, from the coding sequence ATGTCGATATTGTCGGATAAGTGGATTCGTGAACAGGCCCAGACCCATGGCATGATCGAGCCGTTCGTGGAGAGCCAGCGGCGCGACGGCTGCATCAGCTATGGCCTGTCATCCTACGGCTATGACGCGCGGGTCGCGGACGAGTTCAAAATCTTCACCAATGTCGACAGCGCCGTGGTGGACCCCAAGAATTTCGCCGCGAACAGCTTCGTCGACCGCAAGACCGACTGCTGCATCATCCCGCCCAACAGCTTTGCCCTCGCCCGCACGGTCGAATATTTCCGGGTGCCGCGCGACGTGCTGGTGATCTGCCTTGGCAAGTCGACCTATGCGCGTTGCGGCATCATCGTGAACGTCACCCCGCTGGAGCCGGGCTGGGAAGGCCATGTGACGCTGGAATTTTCCAACACCACGCCGCTGCCCGCCAAAATCTACGCCAATGAGGGGGCGTGCCAGTTCCTGTTCCTGAAGGGCAATGAGCCGTGCGAGACGAGCTATGCCGACCGCGCCGGTAAATATATGGGGCAGCAGGGCGTGACATTGCCCCGCCTGTAA
- a CDS encoding metallophosphoesterase yields MLMPFRRRKASDHGPPPSVGEDVRVYAIGDIHGRDDLFAELLEKIARDEADRPPLPRLLILLGDLVDRGPQSAQVVERAMKLAQSGQNIRFIKGNHEEMFIAAARGEAQAAHFFRRFGGVETLASYGLSPDDSSAMSDAALAQWMLTHIPRGPIDFLDDFPDMLTIGDYLFVHAGVRPRIALDAQIPADLRWIRGDFLNHRRRFGKMIVHGHSISEDVDIQSNRIGIDTGAFRSGKLTAIGLEQGQRWFLQTGADGEQHVSPAIDPIRSAS; encoded by the coding sequence ATGCTGATGCCCTTTCGCCGTCGCAAAGCTTCGGACCACGGGCCGCCGCCCAGCGTTGGCGAGGATGTGCGCGTCTATGCGATCGGCGACATTCACGGGCGCGACGATCTGTTCGCCGAATTGCTGGAGAAGATCGCGCGGGATGAGGCGGATCGCCCGCCTTTACCCCGACTGCTGATCCTGCTGGGCGATCTGGTGGATCGCGGGCCGCAATCGGCGCAAGTGGTGGAGCGAGCGATGAAACTGGCGCAATCGGGCCAGAATATCCGCTTCATCAAGGGCAATCATGAGGAAATGTTCATCGCGGCTGCGCGTGGCGAAGCGCAGGCGGCGCATTTCTTCCGGCGGTTCGGCGGAGTCGAGACGCTGGCCAGCTATGGGCTGTCGCCCGATGACAGCAGCGCGATGAGCGACGCGGCGCTGGCCCAGTGGATGCTGACCCATATCCCGCGCGGCCCGATCGATTTTCTGGATGATTTCCCCGATATGCTGACAATCGGCGACTATCTCTTCGTCCATGCCGGAGTCAGGCCGCGCATCGCGCTGGACGCGCAGATACCGGCCGATCTGCGCTGGATCAGGGGCGATTTCCTGAACCACCGGCGACGCTTCGGCAAGATGATCGTCCATGGCCACAGCATCAGCGAGGATGTGGACATCCAGTCCAACCGGATCGGCATCGACACCGGCGCCTTTCGCAGCGGCAAGCTGACCGCCATCGGGCTTGAACAGGGCCAGCGATGGTTTCTGCAAACCGGCGCCGATGGGGAACAGCATGTTTCGCCCGCTATCGACCCGATCCGCAGCGCTTCCTGA
- a CDS encoding anti-sigma factor — protein MTDIDEAMLIAWVDGELDEVTRRRVDRAVAEDPALAERLEMHRRLRDRLSGHYAPVEAEQVPPAMRALLEENAKLVPLTRPAAPRWQNWGIGGAIAASLVLGLGIGHQLRGPSGPVAVNNGAMVAQGELASALDTQLASAQDGAAIRIGLSFQRKGGGWCRSFEGQAVAGVACREGQGWQVQQLVPGAGQGTAYRQASSGDARIMATIDALMAGAPADAAREKAAKEGKWQ, from the coding sequence ATGACGGATATCGATGAAGCCATGTTGATCGCCTGGGTCGATGGCGAACTGGATGAAGTGACGCGGCGGCGCGTGGATCGCGCAGTGGCGGAAGACCCCGCGCTGGCGGAGCGTCTGGAGATGCACAGGCGTCTGCGCGATCGTTTGTCGGGCCATTATGCGCCGGTCGAGGCGGAGCAGGTGCCGCCCGCGATGCGCGCATTGCTGGAGGAGAATGCGAAGCTGGTGCCGCTCACCCGTCCCGCTGCACCGCGTTGGCAGAATTGGGGGATTGGCGGCGCGATTGCCGCGAGTCTGGTGCTGGGTCTGGGCATTGGTCATCAGTTGCGCGGTCCCAGCGGGCCGGTCGCGGTCAATAATGGCGCGATGGTTGCCCAAGGCGAGCTGGCCTCTGCGCTCGACACGCAACTGGCCTCGGCTCAGGACGGCGCGGCGATTCGCATCGGCCTCAGCTTCCAGCGCAAGGGCGGCGGCTGGTGCCGCAGCTTCGAAGGACAGGCGGTGGCGGGCGTCGCCTGTCGCGAAGGGCAGGGCTGGCAGGTGCAGCAATTGGTGCCGGGCGCAGGGCAGGGCACGGCCTATCGTCAGGCTTCGTCCGGCGATGCGCGCATCATGGCGACGATCGATGCGCTGATGGCAGGCGCGCCGGCCGATGCGGCGCGGGAAAAGGCGGCCAAAGAAGGAAAGTGGCAATAG
- a CDS encoding RNA polymerase sigma factor codes for MSFESDLLAILPRLRRFAASLSRDRADGDDLCQAALEKALRARDQWQPGTRLDSWMYRIMRNLWIDEGRSRQRAARTFAPEEAGEHVGYAGDRDVEAHVMLSDVDRAMQALPDEQREAIALVLVEGLSYKEAADVLGIPMGTLTSRLVRGRGALIEILGEAA; via the coding sequence ATGTCGTTCGAAAGCGATCTGTTGGCGATCCTGCCCCGGCTGCGGCGCTTCGCCGCCAGCCTGTCGCGGGATCGTGCCGATGGCGACGACCTGTGTCAGGCGGCCCTGGAAAAGGCGCTGCGGGCGCGCGATCAATGGCAGCCGGGAACGAGACTGGATAGCTGGATGTATCGGATCATGCGCAATCTCTGGATCGACGAGGGCCGCTCGCGGCAGCGCGCCGCCCGGACTTTCGCGCCGGAAGAAGCGGGCGAGCATGTCGGTTATGCCGGCGACCGCGATGTGGAGGCGCATGTCATGCTCTCCGACGTCGACCGGGCCATGCAGGCCTTGCCTGACGAGCAGCGCGAAGCCATTGCGCTCGTGCTGGTGGAGGGGTTGTCCTACAAGGAAGCGGCGGATGTGCTGGGCATTCCCATGGGCACGCTGACCTCGCGGCTGGTGCGCGGGCGCGGGGCGCTGATCGAAATTCTGGGGGAAGCGGCATGA
- a CDS encoding S8 family serine peptidase — protein MNHFESERTGKGTGGREVEMKFAHPWIVAGLLLTAPGAQAQLLRSPGEALGQVGGVVPGLLDRVEGTLDRTGLSPARLADRLVAARTARIGDLLQRHGESIELDDRREPARRGVILLTGAGEPSIKALQSAGYGVETQAVEGLDLSVTRLTVPKGQSLPRALKQVRTIAPEAEASADNLYFPSGAGLAVATTVLAEGSPVRGRSAGLIDGGVAKHPTLSGPVEQQGFARGAPRASAHGTAVASLISGTGMVRGAAPGVPLLVADVYGDDPAGGGAFAIARALGWMAARGASVVTVSLVGPDNPLLAGAIRLARDKGVTVVAAVGNDGPAAPPAYPASYPDVIAVTGIDGHGRPLPEAGRARHVDFAAPGADMNAARAEGGKGRVRGTSFAAPLVAGRLFATGGLNALRMEAKPGGKALGKGIICGSCRNID, from the coding sequence ATGAATCATTTTGAGAGCGAAAGGACCGGAAAAGGAACCGGTGGCAGAGAGGTGGAGATGAAGTTCGCGCATCCCTGGATCGTTGCTGGCCTGCTGTTGACCGCGCCGGGCGCGCAGGCGCAATTGCTGCGCTCACCCGGCGAAGCGTTGGGGCAGGTTGGCGGGGTGGTGCCCGGCCTTCTCGACCGGGTTGAAGGGACATTGGATCGGACGGGCCTTTCCCCTGCCCGGCTGGCCGACAGGCTGGTCGCGGCGCGAACTGCCCGGATCGGGGATTTGCTGCAACGGCATGGGGAGTCGATCGAGCTGGACGACCGGCGCGAACCGGCAAGGCGGGGCGTGATCCTGCTGACCGGCGCCGGGGAGCCGAGTATCAAGGCCCTGCAATCGGCGGGCTATGGCGTGGAAACGCAAGCGGTCGAAGGGCTGGACCTCAGCGTCACACGGCTCACTGTGCCCAAGGGGCAAAGTCTCCCGCGCGCCCTGAAACAGGTGCGAACCATCGCCCCGGAAGCGGAGGCGAGCGCGGACAATCTCTATTTCCCCAGCGGAGCCGGACTGGCAGTGGCAACGACCGTCCTGGCGGAAGGAAGCCCGGTTCGGGGCCGAAGCGCAGGACTGATCGACGGTGGCGTCGCAAAACATCCGACGTTGAGCGGCCCGGTCGAACAACAGGGCTTTGCACGTGGTGCGCCCCGCGCCAGCGCGCATGGAACGGCGGTGGCCTCGCTTATCAGCGGAACCGGGATGGTGCGCGGCGCTGCGCCCGGCGTGCCGCTGCTGGTCGCCGATGTCTATGGCGACGATCCGGCGGGCGGCGGCGCCTTTGCGATTGCGCGGGCGCTGGGCTGGATGGCGGCGCGCGGTGCGAGCGTGGTGACGGTCAGCCTGGTGGGACCGGACAATCCGCTGTTGGCGGGGGCGATCCGGCTGGCGCGGGACAAGGGCGTGACGGTGGTGGCGGCGGTCGGCAATGACGGTCCGGCGGCGCCCCCGGCCTATCCCGCCTCCTATCCCGACGTCATCGCCGTGACGGGCATCGATGGCCATGGTCGGCCACTGCCGGAGGCCGGGCGAGCGCGGCATGTCGATTTCGCCGCGCCGGGAGCGGACATGAACGCCGCCAGAGCGGAGGGTGGTAAGGGACGCGTGCGGGGCACCAGCTTTGCCGCGCCGCTGGTGGCCGGGCGACTGTTCGCCACCGGCGGCCTGAACGCCCTGCGGATGGAAGCGAAGCCCGGCGGCAAGGCGTTAGGAAAGGGCATTATCTGCGGATCTTGCAGGAATATCGATTGA
- the ctrA gene encoding response regulator transcription factor CtrA, whose translation MRVLLIEDEPTTAKAIELMLTTEGFNVYTTDLGEEGLDLGKLYDYDIICLDLNLPDMHGYDVLKKLRAAKVQTPVLILSGIAEMDSKVRSFGFGADDYVTKPFHREELIARIHAVVRRSKGHSQSVIRTGKLSVNLDAKTVEVDSNRVHLTGKEYAMLELLSLRKGTTLTKEMFLNHLYGGMDEPELKIIDVFICKLRKKLALACGGENYIETVWGRGYVLRDPDEAEELATKVA comes from the coding sequence ATGCGCGTGCTGCTAATCGAAGACGAACCGACAACCGCCAAGGCGATCGAGCTGATGCTCACGACCGAGGGGTTCAACGTCTACACGACCGACCTTGGCGAAGAGGGTCTCGACCTCGGCAAACTGTATGACTACGACATCATCTGCCTGGATCTCAACCTGCCGGACATGCACGGTTATGACGTGCTCAAGAAGCTCCGCGCCGCCAAGGTGCAGACGCCGGTGCTGATCCTGTCGGGCATTGCGGAGATGGACAGCAAGGTCCGCTCCTTCGGCTTCGGCGCCGACGATTATGTGACCAAGCCTTTCCACCGCGAGGAACTGATCGCCCGCATCCATGCCGTGGTGCGCCGATCGAAGGGTCATTCGCAGTCGGTCATCCGCACCGGGAAGCTTTCGGTCAACCTTGATGCGAAGACCGTCGAAGTGGACAGCAATCGCGTCCATCTGACCGGCAAGGAATATGCGATGCTGGAGCTGCTCTCGCTCCGCAAGGGCACGACGCTGACCAAGGAAATGTTCCTGAACCATCTTTATGGCGGGATGGACGAGCCGGAACTCAAGATCATCGACGTCTTCATCTGCAAGCTGCGCAAGAAGCTGGCGCTGGCCTGCGGCGGCGAAAATTATATCGAGACAGTATGGGGTCGCGGTTATGTCCTGCGCGATCCGGACGAGGCGGAAGAACTGGCGACCAAGGTCGCCTGA
- a CDS encoding LysR family transcriptional regulator: MRLPDFEAWAMFAAVAEHRSFTDAAKALSVSKATVSKAVTRLEQHLDTSLFSRTSRRLTLTESGKRLADHAARILSEGQAAEEAARDETAELSGTVRLGAPMTFGLLRVAPLIAEFTRQHPQVDIDLHLSDARIDLVEMGLDATIRIADMPDSSLRARRLADVTMYVVASPAYLAERGRPMHPSDLGSHDCLCYANMATPDVWRFSGPGQQNVVVQVRGRITVNSGEAMLPALRAGVGIARLPDFIVGEGLASGELEEILVDWRPRPLGIHLVTPPSRLRPARVDAVLDFLTSHHSC, encoded by the coding sequence ATGCGTCTTCCTGATTTTGAGGCCTGGGCGATGTTCGCCGCTGTGGCCGAACATCGCAGCTTCACCGACGCCGCCAAGGCGCTCAGTGTTTCCAAGGCCACCGTGTCCAAGGCGGTGACCCGTCTGGAACAGCATCTCGACACCAGCCTGTTCAGCCGCACCAGCCGCCGTCTGACGCTCACCGAAAGCGGCAAGCGGCTGGCCGATCATGCCGCCCGCATCCTGTCCGAGGGACAGGCGGCGGAGGAGGCTGCCCGCGACGAAACAGCGGAATTGTCCGGCACAGTCCGGCTGGGCGCGCCCATGACCTTCGGTCTGCTCCGCGTCGCGCCGCTGATCGCGGAGTTCACCAGGCAGCATCCGCAGGTCGACATCGACCTGCATTTGTCCGACGCCCGCATCGATCTGGTCGAAATGGGACTGGACGCGACCATTCGCATTGCCGACATGCCCGACAGTTCGCTGCGCGCCCGGCGGTTGGCTGACGTCACCATGTATGTTGTCGCCTCACCCGCCTATCTGGCGGAGCGTGGACGCCCGATGCACCCCAGCGATCTCGGCAGCCATGATTGCCTCTGCTACGCCAATATGGCCACGCCGGACGTCTGGCGCTTTTCCGGTCCTGGCCAGCAGAATGTCGTGGTGCAGGTACGCGGCCGCATCACGGTGAACAGCGGGGAGGCGATGCTGCCCGCTTTGCGTGCGGGAGTCGGCATTGCGCGATTGCCTGACTTCATCGTTGGCGAAGGGCTTGCGTCAGGCGAGCTGGAAGAGATTCTCGTCGACTGGCGGCCGCGCCCCCTTGGCATCCATCTGGTCACGCCGCCTTCGCGCCTGCGGCCGGCGCGCGTCGATGCGGTGCTGGATTTCCTGACGAGTCATCATAGCTGCTGA